One genomic window of Solanum dulcamara chromosome 10, daSolDulc1.2, whole genome shotgun sequence includes the following:
- the LOC129870389 gene encoding fe-S cluster assembly factor HCF101, chloroplastic, whose product MTLLQAPSSPTLTFHQYCTSQPKSGLYVAEKSFLQSTFSGSCFQRHVKALNFSYTCSSLSSFTPKAASNGACAPSVSGQTAESEVLKALSQIIDPDFGTDIVSCGFVKDLLVDENLGEVSFRLELTTPACPIKDMFEQKANEVVAELPWVKMVNVTMSAQPAKPIFAGQLPAGLQTISNIIAVSSCKGGVGKSTVAVNLAYTLADMGARVGIFDADVYGPSLPTMVSPENRILEMNAEKRTIIPTEYMGVKLVSFGFAGQGRAIMRGPMVSGVINQLLTTTEWGELDYLVIDMPPGTGDIQLTLCQVVPLTAAVIVTTPQKLAFIDVAKGVRMFSKLKVPCVAVVENMCHFDADGKRYYPFGRGSGSQVVQQFGIPHLFDLPIQPALSASGDSGMPEVVADPQGEVSRTFQELGVCVVQQCAKIRQQVSTAVSYDRSFKAIKVKVPDSDEEFYLHPATVRRNDRSAQSVDEWTGEQKLQYSDVPDDIEPEDIRPLGNYAVEITWPDGFNQIAPYDQLQMMERLVEVPQLTPA is encoded by the exons ATGACACTTCTTCAAGCTCCATCTTCTCCTACTCTTACATTTCATCAGTATTGCACTTCACAACCCAAATCAG GGTTATATGTAGCTGAGAAGTCTTTTCTTCAGTCTACTTTCAGTGGTTCTTGTTTTCAAAGACATGTGAAAGCTTTGAACTTTTCATATACATGTTCAAGTTTGAGCTCATTTACACCTAAAGCTGCTTCAAATGGAG CTTGTGCTCCTTCAGTGTCAGGTCAAACAGCTGAGTCTGAAGTACTTAAAGCCCTATCCCAGATAATTGATCCTGATTTTGGGACTGACATAGTCTCTTGTGGATTTGTGAAGGACCTCCTGGTTGATGAAAATTTGGGAGAG GTGTCATTTCGGTTAGAGCTTACTACACCAGCATGTCCAATCAAGGACATG TTTGAGCAGAAGGCTAACGAGGTGGTTGCTGAACTTCCTTGGGTTAAAATGGTCAATGTGACAATGTCAGCTCAACCAGCAAAACCTATCTTTGCTGGACAGCTTCCTGCCGGGCTACAAACAATCTCCAACATAATTGCTGTTTCTAGTTGCAAG GGAGGGGTTGGTAAATCAACTGTCGCTGTCAACCTAGCTTACACTTTGGCAGATATGGGAGCTAGAGTTGGTATATTTGATGCAGATGTATATGGTCCTAGTTTGCCAACTATGGTGTCCCCAGAAAACCGGATACTTGAAATG AATGCAGAGAAAAGAACCATCATTCCAACTGAATACATGGGTGTGAAGTTGGTATCTTTTGGATTTGCTGGGCAAGGGCGTGCAATTATGCGAGGTCCCATGGTCTCTGGGGTGATCAACCAACTTTTGACTACTACGGAATG GGGAGAATTGGACTATCTTGTAATTGATATGCCCCCGGGAACTGGTGATATTCAACTTACTCTATGCCAG GTTGTTCCTTTGACTGCTGCAGTTATTGTTACTACACCTCAAAAGCTAGCATTTATTGATGTAGCGAAGGGTGTCCGTATGTTCTCGAAACTTAAG GTGCCTTGCGTCGCCGTAGTTGAGAACATGTGCCACTTCGATGCTGATGGGAAACGTTACTACCCCTTTGGAAGGGGTTCAGGGTCTCAG GTTGTCCAGCAGTTTGGAATACCCCATCTATTTGATCTCCCCATCCAACCAGCT CTATCTGCTTCTGGAGATAGCGGAATGCCTGAAGTGGTGGCTGATCCTCAAGGTGAAGTTTCCAGAACATTCCAAGAGTTAGGCGTGTGTGTAGTACAACAATGTGCCAAGATTCGTCAACAAG TATCAACTGCAGTGAGTTATGATAGATCTTTCAAGGCAATCAAGGTCAAAGTACCTGATTCCGATGAAGAGTTTTATTTGCACCCTGCAACTGTAAGAAGAAATGATCGGTCAGCCCAAAGTGTG GATGAATGGACGGGTGAACAGAAACTGCAATACTCTGATGTTCCAGATGACATTGAACCTGAGGACATTCGGCCTTTGGGAAACTATGCCGTGGAAATAACCTGGCCAGACGGATTTAACCAG ATTGCTCCATATGACCAGCTGCAAATGATGGAACGCTTGGTTGAAGTTCCTCAACTTACTCCTGCATAG
- the LOC129870125 gene encoding uncharacterized protein LOC129870125, with product MARTLVIFTIVSLLFTISVSSTNPDPNPNPNPNPAPSEVHKELIRFGFPIGLLPKNVNGYSLNSSSGEFLISLGEKCRITLPPDNYLATYSKKIRGKIVENRIAELDGISVRAFFKWWGITGIRSSGENLVFEVGMVTAKYPSKNFNESPYCDGKKHSSS from the coding sequence ATGGCGAGAACCCTAGTAATCTTCACCATTGTTTCTCTCTTGTTCACCATCTCTGTATCCTCTACAAACCCGGATCCGAACCCGAACCCGAACCCGAATCCGGCACCATCGGAGGTACACAAGGAGCTAATCAGATTCGGGTTCCCTATAGGTTTACTTCCGAAGAACGTAAATGGGTATTCTCTAAACTCCAGTTCCGGCGAGTTCCTGATTTCTCTGGGTGAAAAGTGTAGAATCACTCTTCCTCCAGATAACTACCTTGCGACGTATTCGAAGAAAATTAGAGGAAAAATTGTTGAGAATCGTATTGCGGAGCTTGATGGGATTAGCGTTAGGGCTTTTTTTAAGTGGTGGGGTATTACAGGTATCAGATCTAGTGGTGAGAATTTGGTTTTTGAAGTTGGAATGGTTACTGCTAAATACCCTTCTAAGAATTTCAATGAAAGCCCTTATTGTGACGGGAAAAAGCATTCCTCTTCCTGA
- the LOC129870845 gene encoding heavy metal-associated isoprenylated plant protein 35 has product MRKLNFGKVLDCFSTLSSSGPGSCFCINEFGVHDDDDRFEKKPLMNNNSSNQDDKHNSVRLKDVINVGPPTLAFQLKPKMVVLRVSIHCNGCARKVEKHISKMEGVDMYQVDLETKKVVVIGDIVPFQVLESVSKVVKNVELSSWNTHEC; this is encoded by the exons ATGAGGAAGCTCAATTTTGGCAAAGTTTTAGATTGTTTTAgtactctttcttcttctggacCAGGATCTTGTTTTTGCATCAATGAATTTGGAGttcatgatgatgatgatagatTTGAAAAGAAGCCattgatgaataataattcctCAAATCAAGATGATAAACATAATTCAGTGAGATTGAAGGATGTTATTAATGTAGGACCTCCAACTCTAGCTTTCCAATTGAAGCCTAAG ATGGTGGTGCTAAGAGTTTCCATACACTGCAATGGTTGTGCaaggaaagttgagaaacataTCTCCAAAATGGAAG GGGTGGATATGTACCAAGTAGATTTAGAGACCAAgaaggttgttgttattggagATATTGTACCTTTTCAAGTGTTGGAGAGTGTTTCAAAGGTTGTCAAAAATGTTGAGCTTTCAAGTTGGAACACTCATGAATGTTGA
- the LOC129870061 gene encoding probable ADP-ribosylation factor GTPase-activating protein AGD14, protein MANRREDEKNERTIRNLLKLPDNRRCINCNSLGPQYVCTNFWTFVCTTCSGLHREFTHRVKSVSMAKFTSQEVSALQGGGNASAKEIYLKDWDPQRNSLPDGSNVERLRDFIKHVYVDRRYSGERSFEKPPRGKMAEAENLNESRKTDTYRGGSRSPPNEEVYERRYSDRPSPGGRSSGGRSPGYDQRSPARAEVINDWRREDRFGNGRRSDDGRTSDGGSKFESMSPDRQSDLDTSSPPMVRPVREILGESVSPLRVIEPPKTNGGRSVADGSMQTQRTASSSSLVSNGNPVELKTETSLIDFDDVPEPPASAPAPQIQQSVTVMPVAQPTKSAADNWANFDSFAEVKASPAPSNTNLLETVLSELAAPATATAPSGSPGDSAAPFTPFSSFAPGAATMDNSAAFPLGGAPSAPTGPTSILPGGGNAFANTHGGHWSNMQPQQTSLFPVTGPQAISQLSTPAAGGPSGNQQWNSSVAPSTLGFPSSATAQVPQAVNPVLQEATSAVASQASSVENNSIGRKELPADLFAVNYSSIPGAFPGWHTGPQHGYGFAMQYNMPMATNALPQPSKSTNPFDVINEPTLQAPTFPSMASLQGALPNMAAPTGLLHTSNLGALSHPPAMAQQAPSYASAIPPGSYMGHQVAGSMPQRPPGIASFGFDGVAFGGQNSNQQSGGLYSAPPTQNTFSSSGGNPFG, encoded by the exons ATGGCAAACCGAAGAGAGgatgagaaaaatgaaagaaCTATACGGAATCTGCTAAAGCTTCCTGACAACCGACGATGTATAAACTGTAATAGCTTG GGGCCGCAATATGTTTGCACTAATTTCTGGACATTTGTTTGCACAACATGCAGCGGTTTACA TCGAGAGTTCACCCATAGAGTGAAGTCAGTATCCATGGCTAAGTTTACTTCACAAGAAGTTAGTGCCCTTCAAGGAGGAGGAAATGCG AGTGCAAAGGAAATATATTTGAAGGACTGGGACCCACAGCGTAATTCTCTCCCAGATGGCAG TAATGTAGAGAGGCTTCGTGATTTTATTAAGCATGTGTATGTGGATAGAAGATACTCTGGTGAAAGGAGCTTTGAGAAGCCACCAAGGGGAAAGATG GCTGAAGCCGAGAACTTGAACGAGAGCAGGAAGACAGATACCTACCGGGGTGGCTCTCGAAGCCCACCAAATGAGGAAGTGTATGAGCGACGATATAGCGACAGACCTAGTCCTGGTGGGAGAAGTAGTGGTGGAAGAAGTCCTGGATATGATCAAAGAAGTCCTGCCCGTGCTGAAGTAATCAATGACTGGCGACGGGAGGATAGATTTGGGAATGGAAGGAGATCTGACGATGGTCGAACTTCTGATGGAGGATCCAAGTTTGAAAGCATGTCACCTGACCGTCAAAGCGACCTTGACACGTCCAGTCCCCCAATGGTTCGGCCTGTTAGAGAGATTCTTGGAGAGAGTGTATCTCCCCTTCGAGTTATTGAACCTCCGAAAACCAATGGTGGTAGGTCTGTTGCTGATGGCTCCATGCAAACCCAG AGGACTGCATCTTCCAGTAGTTTGGTGTCCAACGGGAACCCTGTTGAACTTAAGACCGAAACCTCATTAATCGATTTTGATGATGTTCCTGAACCCCCAGCTTCTGCACCAGCACCACAAATACAACAATCTGTTACGGTCATGCCTGTTGCACAACCAACGAAATCTGCTGCTGACAACTGGGCGAATTTTGATTCATTTGCGGAGGTTAAAGCATCTCCAGCTCCTTCAAACACCAATCTACTGGAGACTGTACTCTCAGAGTTGGCAGCTCCAGCAACTGCAACTGCTCCTTCAGGAAGTCCTGGTGATAGTGCAGCTCCATTCACTCCCTTCAGTAGTTTTGCTCCTGGAGCAGCAACTATGGACAACTCAGCAGCATTTCCTCTTGGTGGTGCTCCATCTGCACCCACTGGACCGACATCAATACTGCCAGGTGGTGGTAATGCCTTTGCAAATACTCACGGTGGACACTGGTCTAATATGCAACCTCAGCAGACTTCCTTGTTTCCTGTGACTGGCCCACAGGCTATATCACAGCTTTCTACTCCAGCTGCTGGTGGACCTTCTGGCAATCAG CAATGGAATTCTTCAGTTGCCCCAAGCACACTTGGTTTTCCTAGTTCAGCAACTGCACAAGTTCCTCAAGCTGTAAACCCTGTCCTTCAGGAAGCCACTTCTGCAGTTGCATCTCAAGCGTCTTCTGTCGAAAACAATTCTATTGGAAGAAAAGAACTGCCTGCA GATTTGTTTGCTGTAAATTATTCTTCAATTCCTGGAGCTTTTCCAGGCTGGCATACTGGTCCACAGCATGGCTATGGATTCGCGATGCAGTACAACATGCCAATG GCTACAAATGCTTTGCCACAACCATCAAAATCAACAAACCCTTTTGATGTCATAAATGAACCAACTTTACAAGCTCCAACG tttCCATCAATGGCATCATTACAAGGTGCACTACCAAACATGGCAGCTCCAACTGGATTGCTGCATACATCCAACCTCGGTGCCCTTTCTCATCCTCCGGCAATGGCTCAGCAAGCACCATCTTATGCATCAGCAATTCCACCAG GCTCATACATGGGGCATCAAGTAGCTGGTAGCATGCCACAGAG